The segment GCGACCGTGCCCGCGGCATCCCGGTGGATGTCGAGCCCCGCACAGGGCTCACCGGCGTCGAGGTCGTCTTCACCAAGCTCCATGCGGGCGGCAAGTTCGGCGGGGGGTCGTACGCGGCCTCCGGAGGTCTCCACGGCGTGGGTGCGTCCGTGGTCAACGCGCTGTCAGAACGCCTCGACGTCGAAGTCGACCGCGGCGGCAAGACCTATGCGATGTCGTTCCACCGCGGTGAGCCGGGAGTGTTCGCGGGCCCGGGTCCGGACTCTCCCTTCACCCCCTTCGAAGAGAGCAGCGAGCTGCGCGTGGTCGGGAAGGCGCCGCGTGGCGCGACGGGAACGCGCATCCGCTACTGGGCCGACCGGCAGATCTTCACCCGGGATGCCGCGTTCTCCGTCGAGGAGCTGGAACAGCGTGTCCGGCAGACGGCCTTCCTCGTCCCCGGTCTGCAGATCGTCGTGCGTGACGAACGCGCCGGCGATCCCGTCGAGACGGCCTACCGGTTCGACGGCGGCATCTCGGAGTTCGTAGAGTTCCTCGCCCCCGACGCCGGTGTCACCGACGTCTGGCGGCTGACGGGCACCGGGGTGTTCACCGAGACCGTCCCCGTGCTGCAGCCCACCGGCGCGATGATCCCCACCGAGGTCGAGCGCACCTGCGAAGTCGACATCGCGCTGCGGTGGGGGATCGGCTACGACACCGTCGCCCGCTCCTTCGTCAACATCATCGCCACGCCCAAAGGCGGCACCCATCAGCAGGGATTCGAGCAGGGGCTGATGAAGGTGCTGCGCGCACAGGTGGAGCAGAACGCCCGTCGGCTGAAGGTCGGCAACGACAAGATCGAGAAGGACGACATCCTCGCCGGCCTCACCACGGTGATGACGGTCAGGCTGCCCGAGCCCCAGTTCGAGGGCCAGACCAAGGAGGTGCTGGGCACCCCGGCGGTCCGCCAGATCGTGGCTCAGGTCGTTTCGAAGGAGCTCACCGCACGCTTCTCCTCCACCAAACGCGACGACAAGGCTCAGACATCGCTGGTGCTGGACAAGGTCGTCTCGGAGATGAAGGCGCGCATCTCGGCGCGCACGCACAAAGAGACGCAGCGTCGCAAGAACGCGCTCGAGTCGTCGTCGCTGCCGGCGAAGCTGGCCGACTGCCGCACGAACGATGTCGCCGAATCCGAGCTCTTCATCGTCGAGGGCGACTCGGCGCTCGGCACGGCCAAGCTCGCGCGCAACAGCGAATACCAGGCGCTGCTGCCGATCCGCGGCAAGATCCTCAACGTGCAGAAGGCCTCGATCAGCGACATGCTGTCCAACGCCGAGTGCGCGTCGATCATCCAGGTGATCGGCGCGGGTTCGGGGCGGTCCTTCGACCTCGAGGCCGCGCGGTACGGCAAAGTCATCCTGATGAGCGATGCCGACGTGGACGGTGCGCACATCCGTACGCTTTTGCTCACCCTGTTCTTCCGCTACATGCGCCCGCTCGTGGAGGCCGGACGGGTGTTCGCCGCCGTCCCGCCCCTTCACCGGGTGATCGTGATGCACCCCGGAACGAAACCCAACGAGACGATCTACACCTTCAGCGAACAGGAGCTGCACACTCTGCTCACCAAGCTCACGAAGGCGGGCAAGCGCTGGCAGGAGCCGGTGCAGCGGTACAAGGGGCTCGGCGAGATGGACGCCGACCAGCTCGCGACGACGACGATGGATCGGGGCGGGCGGATGCTCCGGAGGGTGCGTGTGCAGGACGCCGAGGCGGCTTCGAGCGTCTTCGAACTGCTGATGGGCACCGACGTCGCCCCCCGGCGCGAGTTCATCGTCGATTCCAGCGACCGGCTGTCGCGGGAGCGCATCGACGCCTGACCGGCGTCGCTCAGCGCACCACGGTGCCGAGGGCTCCGACGACCGCATCGAGCGGGGTTCCCGACGCATCGCGTCGTGCCCCCGCCGCCGGCAGCTGACGGACCGCGCCGTCGGTGCCGACCGCCCGCGGCTCGGAACCGACCCATGCCAGGCTCAGCGTGTCCTCCCCCCGGAGGAAGCGGTGCGCACGCACCCCGCCGGTGCCGCGCCCCTTCGCGGGGTACTCGGTGAACGCCGAGACCTTGGCGGATCCGGCGTCGGTGCCCGCGAGAGCCGCGGAGGCACCCGCGACGGTGACCACGACGGCGTCGAATGCCGAGCCGCCGACGACGAAGAATCCGATCGCCTCCACACCCGGGGAGAGCCTCATTCCGGCCATCCCCCCGGCGGCGCGGCCCTGGGGCCGGACGGAGGAGGCATCGAACCGCAGCAGCTGCGCATCCGCGGCGACGAACACCAGCTCCGCACCGTCGGGCGCGAGGGCGGCCCCCACGACGCGGTCGCCGTCCTTCAGCGAGATGATCGCGACGTCGTGTTTACCCGCGAGCTCGGATGCCGCGACGCGCTTGACCACGCCCTGCGCGGTTCCGAGCGCGATCGGCGGGTCGGACGCCAGAGGCACCAGGGCGATCACGTGCTCGTCGCCGCTGAGGCCGAGGTACTGGTCGGCGCGGGTGCCGGCCGACAGCTGGACCGAGTTCCCGGGAACGGAGGGCAGATCCACGGGCGAGAACCGGACGAGGCGACCTGCGGTGGTGACCGCGCCCACGTCTGCGCGGGTCGTGGTGTCGACAGCGGAACGCACAGCGTCGTGCTTCGATCGCCGCGACGGCGTGACGACGCCGCCGCCCGGCGCATCCGGCGCCCGCTCGGCGCGCACCATGCGCCCCGTCGATGAGAGGAACACCCGGCAGGGCACGTCGGCGATCTGTAGGTCGACGGGCCCTGCCGACTTCGACGACCGCGTGGCGACCGGACCGCCGTTGAGCAGGAGTGTCCGCCGCGGGGTGCCGAGCGCTTCGGCGGTGGCTTCGAGCTCTGCGGCCACCCGGG is part of the Microbacterium sp. ET2 genome and harbors:
- a CDS encoding DNA gyrase/topoisomerase IV subunit B is translated as MTAAEYSAHHLQVLEGLEAVRKRPGMYIGSTDARGLMHCLWEIIDNAVDEALGGHGDHIDVVLHSDGSVEVRDRARGIPVDVEPRTGLTGVEVVFTKLHAGGKFGGGSYAASGGLHGVGASVVNALSERLDVEVDRGGKTYAMSFHRGEPGVFAGPGPDSPFTPFEESSELRVVGKAPRGATGTRIRYWADRQIFTRDAAFSVEELEQRVRQTAFLVPGLQIVVRDERAGDPVETAYRFDGGISEFVEFLAPDAGVTDVWRLTGTGVFTETVPVLQPTGAMIPTEVERTCEVDIALRWGIGYDTVARSFVNIIATPKGGTHQQGFEQGLMKVLRAQVEQNARRLKVGNDKIEKDDILAGLTTVMTVRLPEPQFEGQTKEVLGTPAVRQIVAQVVSKELTARFSSTKRDDKAQTSLVLDKVVSEMKARISARTHKETQRRKNALESSSLPAKLADCRTNDVAESELFIVEGDSALGTAKLARNSEYQALLPIRGKILNVQKASISDMLSNAECASIIQVIGAGSGRSFDLEAARYGKVILMSDADVDGAHIRTLLLTLFFRYMRPLVEAGRVFAAVPPLHRVIVMHPGTKPNETIYTFSEQELHTLLTKLTKAGKRWQEPVQRYKGLGEMDADQLATTTMDRGGRMLRRVRVQDAEAASSVFELLMGTDVAPRREFIVDSSDRLSRERIDA